In the genome of Halobacterium noricense, one region contains:
- a CDS encoding NCS2 family permease, with protein sequence MGLADYFALDEHDTDVRTEVLAGVTTFFAMSYIVLVNPATLGQAISIPGYTGDQVQQMLAVVTIISAFVATTVMALYANRPFAQAPGLGLNAFFAYTVVIGLGIPWQVALAAVFVEGIIFILLTAAGARKAIIRAFPEPVKLAVGAGIGGFLALIGLQEMGVVAADQATMVTLGQIATDPAATLAVAGLFFTLALYARGVPGSIVVGILGTTVAAYVIEWAGVVAPGTLTTTLTGAQYDITPLAGAFVDGLVGAPAEGIDMFAFALIVFTFFFVDFFDTAGTLVGVGQVAGFLDEDGNFPDIDKPLMADAIGTTIGSMLGTSTVTTYIESATGVEEGGRTGLTALVVALLFLASLAVVPLAAIVPLYASHIALVVVGVIMLANVTDVAWDDTTYAIPAGLTVFMMPFTYNIGYGIAAGIVSYPVVKVAVGEYDDVSAGQWLLALAFVVYFYVRTSGALAAAV encoded by the coding sequence ATGGGGCTCGCTGACTACTTCGCACTCGACGAACACGACACGGACGTCCGAACGGAAGTGCTTGCGGGCGTGACGACATTCTTCGCGATGTCGTACATCGTCCTCGTCAACCCCGCGACGCTCGGCCAGGCAATCTCCATCCCGGGGTACACCGGCGACCAGGTCCAGCAGATGCTGGCGGTCGTCACTATCATCTCGGCGTTCGTCGCGACGACGGTGATGGCGCTGTACGCCAACCGGCCGTTCGCGCAAGCGCCCGGCCTCGGGCTCAACGCCTTCTTCGCGTACACCGTCGTCATCGGGCTCGGCATCCCGTGGCAGGTCGCGCTCGCCGCGGTGTTCGTCGAAGGCATCATCTTCATCCTCCTGACCGCCGCCGGCGCGCGCAAAGCCATCATCCGCGCGTTCCCCGAACCCGTCAAACTCGCGGTCGGCGCGGGTATCGGTGGCTTCCTCGCGCTCATCGGCCTCCAGGAGATGGGCGTCGTCGCTGCCGACCAGGCGACGATGGTCACGCTCGGCCAAATCGCGACCGACCCCGCCGCCACGCTCGCCGTCGCTGGCCTCTTCTTCACGCTCGCGCTGTACGCCCGCGGCGTCCCCGGCTCCATCGTCGTCGGCATCCTCGGCACGACGGTCGCCGCCTACGTCATCGAGTGGGCGGGCGTCGTCGCGCCGGGCACGCTCACGACGACCCTCACCGGCGCACAGTACGACATCACGCCGCTCGCGGGCGCGTTCGTCGACGGGCTCGTCGGCGCTCCCGCGGAAGGCATCGACATGTTCGCGTTCGCGCTCATCGTGTTCACGTTCTTCTTCGTGGATTTCTTCGACACCGCCGGCACGCTCGTCGGCGTCGGGCAGGTCGCGGGCTTCCTCGACGAGGACGGCAACTTCCCGGACATCGACAAGCCGTTGATGGCGGACGCAATCGGCACCACCATCGGTAGCATGCTCGGGACGTCCACGGTCACCACGTACATCGAGTCCGCGACGGGCGTCGAGGAGGGCGGCCGCACCGGTCTCACCGCGCTCGTCGTCGCGCTGTTGTTCCTCGCGAGCCTCGCGGTCGTCCCGCTGGCGGCCATCGTCCCCCTCTACGCCAGCCACATCGCGCTCGTCGTCGTCGGCGTCATCATGCTGGCGAACGTCACCGACGTCGCGTGGGACGACACCACGTACGCGATTCCCGCCGGCCTCACCGTGTTCATGATGCCGTTCACGTACAACATCGGCTACGGCATCGCCGCCGGCATCGTCTCCTACCCGGTCGTGAAGGTCGCGGTCGGCGAGTACGACGACGTCTCCGCGGGCCAGTGGCTGCTCGCGCTCGCGTTCGTCGTCTACTTCTACGTCCGCACCAGCGGCGCGCTCGCCGCCGCAGTCTGA
- a CDS encoding phosphoribosyltransferase family protein — protein sequence MNRAEKAALQLRAVDVLRTLKETRTYDELSEETGLPAGDLNRYVNGHVLPSAERAREVVEDAGAGLLREELEARVRLDDEGYVDNSGVVFDQSFLDLVAPVAAETFDFERPDVVLTAATDGITLAASLASYYGARCAYAKKSKETAVEEFIEARKRFASGIELTYYLPASAIDSGETVLVVDDLIRSGETQEILLDIAGAADADVTGVFTLIAVGDDGVERARELTDAPVGALAELE from the coding sequence ATGAACCGAGCAGAGAAGGCCGCCCTCCAGTTGCGGGCGGTCGACGTGCTGCGCACGCTGAAGGAGACCCGGACGTACGACGAGCTCTCCGAGGAGACCGGGCTCCCCGCGGGCGACCTCAACCGCTACGTCAACGGCCACGTCCTCCCGAGCGCCGAGCGCGCCCGCGAAGTCGTCGAAGACGCCGGCGCTGGCCTCCTGCGCGAGGAACTGGAAGCGCGCGTCCGCCTCGACGACGAGGGCTACGTCGACAACTCCGGCGTCGTCTTCGACCAGTCGTTCCTCGACCTCGTCGCGCCCGTCGCCGCCGAGACGTTCGACTTCGAGCGCCCGGACGTCGTCCTCACCGCCGCCACCGACGGTATCACGCTCGCGGCGTCGCTGGCGTCGTACTACGGCGCGCGCTGCGCGTACGCCAAGAAGTCCAAGGAGACCGCCGTCGAGGAGTTCATCGAGGCCCGCAAGCGCTTCGCGTCGGGCATCGAACTGACCTACTACCTCCCCGCGTCGGCCATCGACAGCGGCGAGACCGTGCTCGTCGTCGACGACCTCATCCGGTCGGGCGAGACCCAGGAGATTCTGCTGGACATCGCCGGCGCTGCGGACGCCGACGTCACCGGCGTGTTCACGCTCATCGCGGTCGGCGACGACGGCGTCGAGCGCGCCCGCGAACTCACGGACGCCCCCGTCGGCGCGCTCGCCGAACTCGAATAA
- the pyrE gene encoding orotate phosphoribosyltransferase, whose product MVMTDNLVQLLRDADAVKFGEFELSHGGTSEYYVDKYLFETDPDCLRAIAEAFADRLDADAKLGGVALGGVPLAAATAVEADVPYVIARKQAKEYGTGNRIEGRLEDGEEVVVVEDIATTGQSAVDAVEALRDAGAEVERALLVVDREEGGRELLAEHGVEMEALVTASDLLDAE is encoded by the coding sequence CTGGTAATGACCGACAACCTCGTCCAGCTGCTCCGCGACGCGGACGCCGTCAAATTCGGGGAGTTCGAGCTCTCCCACGGCGGTACCTCCGAGTACTACGTCGACAAGTACCTCTTCGAGACCGACCCCGACTGCCTGCGCGCCATCGCCGAAGCGTTCGCCGACCGCCTCGACGCGGACGCGAAACTCGGCGGCGTCGCGCTCGGCGGCGTCCCGCTGGCCGCCGCGACGGCCGTCGAAGCCGACGTGCCGTACGTCATCGCGCGCAAGCAAGCCAAAGAGTACGGCACCGGCAACCGCATCGAGGGCCGCCTCGAAGACGGCGAGGAAGTCGTCGTCGTGGAGGATATCGCGACGACCGGCCAGTCCGCCGTCGACGCCGTCGAAGCGCTCCGCGACGCCGGCGCGGAAGTCGAACGCGCGCTGCTCGTCGTGGACCGCGAGGAGGGCGGCCGCGAACTGCTCGCCGAACACGGCGTCGAGATGGAGGCGCTCGTGACGGCCAGCGACCTGCTGGACGCCGAGTAG
- a CDS encoding CDP-2,3-bis-(O-geranylgeranyl)-sn-glycerol synthase yields MGLVATVATAVWVMLPAYVPNNAAVLAGGGRPIDGGRTWDGKRVLGDGKTWRGTAVGVLAGVALAFVLNAVEPAASDALGVTLPTFPPAAMVALPAGAILGDILASFLKRRTGRERGAAFPLLDQLDFVVVALALAAIAAPDWFGATFTLDVVVAILVLTPLLHVVTNGIAYLLGLKNEPY; encoded by the coding sequence ATGGGTCTGGTAGCGACGGTCGCGACTGCGGTCTGGGTGATGCTGCCGGCGTACGTGCCGAACAACGCCGCGGTGCTGGCGGGCGGCGGCCGCCCCATCGACGGCGGCCGCACGTGGGACGGCAAGCGCGTGCTCGGCGACGGGAAGACGTGGCGCGGCACCGCCGTCGGCGTGCTCGCCGGCGTCGCGCTCGCGTTCGTCCTGAACGCCGTCGAACCGGCCGCCAGCGACGCGCTCGGCGTCACACTCCCGACGTTCCCGCCCGCCGCGATGGTCGCGCTCCCCGCCGGCGCGATACTCGGCGACATCCTCGCCTCCTTCCTCAAGCGCCGCACCGGCCGCGAACGCGGCGCTGCCTTCCCCCTCCTCGACCAACTCGACTTCGTCGTCGTCGCGCTCGCGCTCGCCGCCATCGCCGCCCCCGACTGGTTCGGTGCCACCTTCACCCTCGACGTCGTCGTCGCCATCCTCGTGCTCACCCCCCTGCTCCACGTCGTCACCAACGGCATCGCATATCTTCTGGGACTGAAGAACGAGCCATACTAA
- a CDS encoding proline dehydrogenase family protein, whose translation MIPPIASDFVAGETPAEAIEHAESLNARGVAAILNLLGEHYAERPPADEDAAAYEDLVCDISKSGVDACISVKPSQIGLDVGDDVFAENLAGIVEVADEHDVFTWVDMEDHETTDATLNAYEDLTTEYGGRVGVCIQANLKRTEADLERLAALPGKVRLVKGAYDEPKSIAYKRKERVNQAYRDYLEYMFREFEGGVAVGSHDPEMIAHARDLHDEYGTDYEVQMLMGVRDDAQVDLAADGVDVYQYVPYGDKWFSYFYRRAMERKENLLFALRAVLGR comes from the coding sequence ATGATACCGCCCATCGCGAGTGACTTCGTCGCGGGTGAGACGCCCGCGGAGGCCATCGAGCACGCCGAGTCGCTGAACGCTCGCGGCGTCGCCGCCATCCTGAACCTCCTGGGCGAGCACTACGCGGAGCGGCCGCCCGCGGACGAGGACGCCGCGGCGTACGAGGACCTCGTGTGCGACATCTCGAAGAGCGGCGTGGACGCCTGCATCTCGGTGAAACCCTCCCAAATCGGGCTGGACGTCGGCGATGACGTGTTCGCCGAGAACCTCGCGGGCATCGTCGAGGTCGCCGACGAGCACGACGTGTTCACGTGGGTGGACATGGAGGATCACGAGACGACGGACGCCACGCTGAACGCCTACGAAGACCTCACGACGGAGTACGGTGGCCGGGTCGGTGTCTGCATCCAAGCGAACCTCAAGCGCACCGAGGCGGACCTCGAACGCCTCGCGGCCCTCCCCGGAAAAGTCCGACTCGTGAAAGGAGCCTACGACGAACCGAAGTCGATTGCGTACAAGCGCAAGGAGCGCGTGAACCAGGCGTACCGCGACTACCTGGAGTACATGTTCCGGGAGTTCGAGGGCGGCGTCGCCGTGGGCAGCCACGACCCGGAGATGATAGCGCACGCCCGCGACCTCCACGACGAGTACGGCACCGACTACGAGGTCCAGATGCTGATGGGCGTCCGGGACGACGCGCAGGTCGACCTCGCGGCCGACGGCGTCGACGTCTACCAGTACGTGCCGTACGGCGACAAGTGGTTCTCGTACTTCTATCGGCGCGCGATGGAGCGCAAGGAGAACCTGTTGTTCGCGCTGCGGGCGGTTCTGGGGCGATAG
- a CDS encoding DUF502 domain-containing protein, protein MTSWKRDFASGLIVLAPILVTLYVLYWLFSLIARFSLLATNVDDPVVAVSLTVVIFVLLVFSVGYLMRTALGTFAEEVLDDLINRLPGLRIVYNASKMAVETVLSGGADEFQKPVKVEPWDGMRLTAFKTGKTTTDGREVVFMPTAPNITSGFVMELEPEDIIEVEESTEDALTRVLSAGFGENERDVPEQFTDDE, encoded by the coding sequence ATGACCTCGTGGAAGCGGGACTTCGCGAGCGGGCTCATCGTGCTCGCACCGATTCTGGTCACGCTGTACGTGCTCTACTGGCTGTTCTCGCTCATCGCGCGGTTCTCGCTGCTGGCGACGAACGTCGACGACCCCGTCGTGGCGGTCAGCCTGACGGTCGTCATCTTCGTGTTGTTGGTGTTCTCGGTGGGCTACCTGATGCGGACCGCGCTCGGTACGTTCGCCGAGGAAGTCCTGGACGACCTCATCAACCGGCTGCCGGGGCTGCGCATCGTCTACAACGCCTCGAAGATGGCCGTCGAGACGGTGCTGTCCGGCGGGGCCGACGAGTTCCAGAAGCCCGTGAAGGTCGAACCGTGGGACGGGATGCGCCTCACCGCGTTCAAGACGGGGAAGACGACCACCGACGGCCGCGAGGTGGTGTTCATGCCGACCGCGCCGAACATCACGTCGGGGTTCGTGATGGAACTCGAACCCGAGGACATCATCGAAGTCGAGGAGTCCACGGAGGACGCGCTCACGCGGGTGTTGTCAGCAGGGTTCGGGGAGAACGAGCGCGACGTCCCGGAGCAGTTCACCGACGACGAGTAG
- a CDS encoding branched-chain amino acid transaminase — protein sequence MSGFDDMDVDTIWMNGEFVDWEDATTHVLTHALHYGSGVFEGVRAYDTDNGPALFRWEEHLDRLFASAKPYDLDIDFTREELTEAAVELLDRQDLASCYVRPIAYFGYDSLGVSPKDCPTDVAVAAWPWGTYLGEEALEEGVEVMVSSWRKHASSQIPTNAKTTGLYVNSMLAGEEARRNGFTEAIVLNKEGNVAEGPGENLFLVRDGEIFTPGLSESILDGITRDTVITLAEERGYTVHDNVSISRGELNTADELFFTGSAAEVTPIRQVDNVEIGSGTRGPVTEELQQAFFDVVETGDRAEWFHYV from the coding sequence ATGAGCGGATTCGACGACATGGACGTCGACACCATCTGGATGAACGGCGAGTTCGTGGACTGGGAGGACGCCACGACCCACGTGCTCACGCACGCGCTGCACTACGGCAGCGGCGTCTTCGAGGGCGTCCGCGCGTACGATACCGACAACGGCCCCGCGCTGTTCCGGTGGGAGGAACACCTCGACCGCCTGTTCGCGTCCGCGAAGCCCTACGACCTCGACATCGACTTCACGCGCGAGGAGCTCACCGAGGCGGCCGTGGAACTGCTCGACCGCCAGGACCTCGCGTCGTGTTACGTCCGCCCCATCGCGTACTTCGGCTACGACTCGCTGGGCGTCTCCCCGAAGGACTGCCCGACCGATGTCGCCGTCGCCGCGTGGCCGTGGGGGACGTACCTCGGCGAGGAAGCGCTCGAAGAGGGCGTCGAAGTGATGGTCTCCTCGTGGCGCAAGCACGCCTCCAGCCAGATTCCGACCAACGCCAAGACTACCGGCCTCTACGTCAACTCCATGCTCGCCGGCGAGGAAGCCCGGCGCAACGGCTTCACCGAAGCCATCGTCCTCAACAAGGAGGGCAACGTCGCCGAAGGCCCCGGCGAGAACCTCTTCCTCGTGCGCGACGGCGAGATTTTCACGCCCGGGCTCTCCGAGAGCATCCTCGACGGCATCACCCGCGACACGGTCATCACGCTCGCCGAGGAACGCGGCTACACCGTCCACGACAACGTCTCCATCTCGCGGGGCGAACTCAACACCGCCGACGAACTGTTCTTCACCGGCTCCGCCGCGGAAGTCACGCCCATCCGGCAGGTCGACAACGTCGAAATCGGTTCCGGGACGCGTGGCCCCGTCACCGAGGAACTCCAGCAGGCGTTCTTCGACGTCGTCGAGACGGGCGACCGCGCGGAGTGGTTCCACTACGTCTGA
- the arcD gene encoding arginine/ornithine antiporter ArcD, translating into MSDHAPLTYEDIDEARRPSLVEALVPILAVVVALGVGSGYLGLAPHAPLLWSIAFTGLFARYQLGYDWDGVYDAATSGLRMGLQAILILFVIYGLIATWISAGTIPGLMYYGLGTLTPIVFLPVTAVLAAIVAFAIGSSWTTVGTLGVAFVGIGEGLGVPLAMTAGAIVSGAYAGDKQSPLSDTTNLAAAVTNADLYEHIKAMRNGTAIAFGLSVVAYAVLGVYFIEGGSADIAAISGPLADSYALGPLVFLPLVVTFGLAVRGYPPLPSLIAGIFAGALTTVVAQGASFTAAWDIFLNGTAPATGSDLVNSLLTAGGIAGSAWTIAVVVAALALGGLLEGTGVLATLAHHLTTAVWSPGSLVAGTGLAAIVTNAFSAQQYMSIVVPGLSLRNLYEEYDLPETDLSRAVEAAGTPTGPFFPWHAGAVFMTSALYSAPGAISWWWVPFYFFGILSPVVLFAMALTGHGYTQRGKPTDAAAVADD; encoded by the coding sequence ATGAGCGACCACGCACCCCTCACGTACGAGGACATCGACGAGGCTCGCCGCCCGAGCCTCGTCGAGGCGCTCGTGCCGATTCTCGCCGTCGTCGTCGCGCTCGGCGTCGGCTCCGGCTACCTCGGCCTCGCGCCACACGCCCCCCTCCTCTGGAGTATCGCCTTCACGGGACTGTTCGCGCGCTACCAGCTCGGCTACGACTGGGACGGCGTCTACGACGCCGCCACCTCCGGCCTTCGCATGGGCCTGCAGGCGATTCTCATCCTGTTCGTCATCTACGGGCTCATCGCCACGTGGATTAGCGCCGGCACTATCCCCGGCCTGATGTACTACGGCCTCGGCACGCTCACGCCGATAGTCTTCTTGCCCGTGACCGCCGTACTCGCGGCCATCGTCGCGTTCGCCATCGGTTCTTCGTGGACGACCGTGGGGACGCTCGGTGTCGCGTTCGTCGGCATCGGCGAGGGGCTCGGCGTCCCGCTGGCGATGACCGCGGGTGCCATCGTCTCCGGCGCGTACGCCGGCGACAAGCAGAGTCCCCTCTCGGACACCACGAACCTCGCGGCCGCCGTCACCAACGCCGACCTCTACGAGCACATCAAGGCGATGCGGAACGGCACCGCCATCGCATTCGGGCTCTCCGTGGTCGCGTACGCCGTCCTCGGCGTGTACTTCATCGAGGGCGGGAGCGCCGACATCGCCGCCATCAGCGGGCCGCTCGCGGACTCGTACGCGCTCGGACCGCTCGTGTTCCTGCCGCTCGTGGTGACGTTCGGACTCGCGGTCCGCGGCTACCCGCCGCTGCCCTCGCTGATCGCGGGCATCTTCGCGGGCGCGCTCACCACCGTCGTCGCGCAGGGCGCGAGCTTCACCGCCGCGTGGGACATCTTCCTCAACGGCACCGCCCCCGCCACCGGCAGCGACCTCGTCAACAGCCTCCTGACCGCCGGCGGCATCGCGGGCTCGGCGTGGACTATCGCCGTGGTCGTCGCCGCGCTCGCCCTCGGCGGCCTGCTCGAAGGCACGGGCGTGCTCGCGACGCTCGCCCACCACCTCACGACCGCCGTCTGGTCGCCGGGCTCGCTGGTCGCCGGTACCGGCCTCGCCGCCATCGTGACCAACGCCTTCTCCGCCCAGCAGTACATGAGCATCGTCGTTCCGGGGCTCAGCCTCCGGAACCTCTACGAGGAGTACGACCTCCCCGAGACAGACCTCTCGCGGGCCGTCGAGGCCGCCGGCACCCCGACCGGGCCGTTCTTCCCGTGGCACGCCGGCGCTGTCTTCATGACGAGCGCGCTCTACAGCGCCCCGGGCGCTATCTCGTGGTGGTGGGTGCCGTTCTACTTCTTCGGCATCCTCTCGCCGGTCGTGCTGTTCGCGATGGCGTTGACCGGTCACGGCTACACGCAGAGGGGAAAACCGACCGACGCCGCAGCCGTCGCGGACGACTGA
- a CDS encoding Na+/H+ antiporter NhaC family protein: MTTRQVLVSLFAGVWVGALVVEQWNPIAATALTMEWFVEVVRSPFDTKFIILILFMGAGAAFIYRSGGILALERWIGHRVSTARESQILTWLVGVFIFFDSYTSTVVTGNATRELSQENRSSREMHAYVLDSTTSPVTTFGPVSNWIGYQVSMIIAGFEAARVSAAELGTTPFGLFLQSIPWNIYCFMAFFMVGFIALTQRFFGPMLDAEWRARTTGKTIRDDATPLSDVSNDVGEPSEKNPSLVNFFVPVVALLVVGLVSMWYLGGGHQPGVDVATAFQETDVAMGLLYGAFAFMLTGFVGSLAYGTMDLDEASDTIVDGFKTMNIALAIIVLAWAIGLAAERVGTAQFIVDTMVGSGVPGSFLPLIVFVAAMLVAFTTGTSWGTMAILTPLSIPLGYQLVGPSVLPVLIGVLFGGAIWGDHSSPISDTTVMSSIFAGSDHIDHVNTQIPFAATAAGATIVVLVLYGFGLQSAYVALPLAGVLTVVAVLALNKLDARRKGLPEVMPSASEVDADDVERVARGEPSTVSASHDFVSLVPLVAVVVVGAYLLLVFAFATLGG, encoded by the coding sequence ATGACCACGCGCCAGGTGCTGGTGTCGTTGTTCGCCGGCGTCTGGGTCGGGGCGCTCGTCGTCGAACAGTGGAACCCAATCGCGGCGACCGCGCTCACGATGGAGTGGTTCGTGGAGGTCGTACGGTCGCCGTTCGACACGAAGTTCATCATCCTCATCCTCTTCATGGGTGCGGGGGCCGCGTTCATCTACCGCTCGGGCGGGATTCTCGCGCTCGAACGCTGGATCGGCCACCGCGTCAGCACCGCCCGCGAGTCACAGATCCTGACGTGGCTGGTCGGCGTGTTCATCTTCTTCGACTCGTACACGAGCACCGTCGTCACCGGCAACGCCACCCGCGAACTCTCCCAAGAGAACCGCTCCTCGCGGGAGATGCACGCCTACGTTCTCGACTCCACGACGTCGCCCGTGACGACGTTCGGGCCGGTGTCGAACTGGATCGGCTACCAGGTGTCGATGATTATCGCGGGCTTCGAGGCCGCCCGGGTTTCCGCCGCCGAACTCGGGACGACGCCGTTCGGCCTGTTCCTCCAGTCGATTCCGTGGAACATCTACTGCTTCATGGCGTTCTTCATGGTCGGGTTCATCGCGCTCACCCAGCGGTTCTTCGGCCCGATGCTGGACGCCGAGTGGCGCGCCCGCACCACGGGGAAGACGATTCGCGACGACGCCACGCCGTTGTCTGACGTCTCCAACGACGTCGGCGAACCCAGCGAGAAGAACCCCTCGCTCGTGAACTTCTTTGTGCCCGTCGTCGCGCTGCTTGTCGTCGGCCTCGTCTCGATGTGGTATCTCGGTGGCGGCCACCAGCCCGGCGTCGACGTCGCCACCGCGTTCCAAGAGACCGACGTCGCGATGGGGCTGCTCTACGGCGCGTTCGCGTTCATGCTCACTGGGTTCGTCGGGTCGCTGGCGTACGGCACGATGGACCTCGACGAGGCCAGCGACACCATCGTCGACGGCTTCAAGACGATGAACATCGCGCTCGCCATCATCGTGCTGGCGTGGGCTATCGGCCTCGCCGCCGAGCGCGTCGGCACCGCGCAGTTCATCGTCGACACGATGGTCGGTAGTGGCGTCCCCGGAAGCTTCCTTCCGCTCATCGTCTTCGTCGCCGCGATGCTCGTCGCGTTCACGACGGGAACGTCGTGGGGGACGATGGCAATTCTGACGCCGCTGTCGATTCCCTTGGGCTACCAGCTCGTCGGACCGTCCGTGCTCCCGGTACTGATCGGCGTGCTGTTCGGCGGCGCTATCTGGGGTGACCACTCCTCGCCTATCAGCGACACCACGGTGATGTCCTCGATTTTCGCGGGGTCGGACCACATCGACCACGTGAACACCCAGATTCCGTTCGCTGCGACCGCCGCGGGCGCGACCATCGTCGTCCTCGTGTTGTACGGGTTCGGCCTGCAGTCGGCGTACGTCGCGCTTCCGCTCGCCGGCGTGCTCACCGTCGTCGCGGTGCTCGCACTGAACAAACTCGACGCCCGCCGGAAGGGGCTACCCGAGGTGATGCCGTCCGCGTCCGAGGTTGATGCCGACGACGTCGAGCGCGTCGCGCGCGGCGAACCGTCTACAGTGAGCGCGAGCCACGACTTCGTTTCGCTCGTGCCGCTGGTCGCCGTGGTCGTCGTCGGCGCGTACCTGCTGCTCGTGTTCGCGTTCGCGACACTCGGCGGCTAA
- the ribB gene encoding 3,4-dihydroxy-2-butanone-4-phosphate synthase, which yields MSKSSNATRVERAIAAFCAGEPVLVHDAADREGEVDLVYPAESVTPDDVARLRNDAGGLICVALGEDAADAFDLPFLGDVIDHPAADHGHLGYDDRSSFSLPVNHRDTYTGITDEDRALTITELGKAAAEPASVDFATEFRAPGHVHVLRAAPSLSHRKGHTELAVALAEEAGVAPAAVVCEMLDDETGEALSVADAKAYADREGLVYVEGSDLLAAFSG from the coding sequence GTGTCGAAGAGCAGTAACGCCACCCGCGTCGAGCGCGCCATCGCAGCGTTCTGCGCCGGCGAGCCCGTGCTCGTCCACGACGCCGCCGACCGCGAGGGCGAGGTCGACCTCGTCTACCCCGCCGAGTCGGTGACGCCCGACGACGTCGCCCGCCTCCGCAACGACGCCGGGGGTCTCATCTGCGTCGCGCTCGGCGAGGACGCCGCGGACGCCTTCGACCTCCCGTTCCTCGGCGACGTCATCGACCACCCGGCCGCCGACCACGGCCACCTCGGCTACGACGACCGCTCGTCGTTCTCGCTGCCCGTGAACCACCGCGACACCTACACGGGCATCACGGACGAGGACCGCGCGCTCACCATCACGGAACTCGGGAAGGCGGCTGCGGAGCCCGCGAGCGTGGACTTCGCGACGGAGTTCCGCGCGCCCGGCCACGTCCACGTGTTGCGCGCCGCGCCGTCGCTGTCCCACCGGAAGGGCCACACGGAACTCGCGGTCGCGCTCGCCGAGGAAGCCGGCGTCGCGCCCGCCGCGGTCGTCTGCGAGATGCTCGACGACGAGACCGGCGAAGCGCTCTCGGTCGCGGACGCGAAGGCGTACGCCGACCGCGAGGGCCTCGTCTACGTGGAAGGCAGCGACCTGCTGGCGGCGTTCAGCGGGTAA